One part of the Megachile rotundata isolate GNS110a chromosome 16, iyMegRotu1, whole genome shotgun sequence genome encodes these proteins:
- the vimar gene encoding visceral mesodermal armadillo-repeats isoform X2: MIDDVFLTLLRHESKEIIVKTAKAIAEIAKSERGREKCTNIDIVNALIDLLKDDQVDVLIQTSRALGNICYENENGKKFVEDKNGLMSILAVLEKSITLENVEGAPFLRIVAVGLLLNFLFDRPSLHKEALQQEVVPIICRILEIDGTTGGEAAMHALLILWILNDANIVFLDERLTKILVNILENDASSKFSEMCLELFHGQAEDEEVKLLIANSGVCELLLKLLEKHSPYCTDEETRSVLKTACNLIVLVLTGDDSMNNLYDDGNGVVYKKLVEWLESDDRDLQLTAALAMCNFARTDTHCELMVTQNVHRKLLKLLQDNNTNAADIRFQHALLGALRNLVIPAVNKPVILKDGLLKVLYPMLSISSYPVVFKLLGTLRIVIDGQTEAAIELGKKDGLIKKAVEWCEVEDHPGVQGEANRLIAWLINNSRDKEIVLLVIEHGAIKHLAKMLTAQHLLMQNEALISLTIMTISSLAECEKSLLEADIGDKLCKFFNLENMRVHVLRNALLFITNIVNSAQLREHLLKSNLPSICLEMFQTAETVSVQEQLQQSCDKII; this comes from the exons ATGATAGATGATGTTTTCTTGACTTTGTTGCGTCATGAATCCAaggaaataattgtaaaaactgCCAAAGCAATTGCAGAAATTGCTAAAAGTGAAAGAGGAAGAGAAAAATGTACCAATATAGACATAGTGAATGCATTGATAGATCTTTTAAAGGATGACCAAGTTGATGTATTAATACAGACTTCCAGAGCTTTAGGAAATATTTGTTATGAAAATG AAAATGGTAAAAAGTTTGTGGAGGATAAAAATGGGTTGATGTCAATTTTGGCAGTATTGGAGAAAAGTATTACATTAGAGAATGTAGAGGGTGCACCATTCCTCCGTATTGTTGCTGTAGGACTTCTACTGAATTTTCTATTCGATAGACCATCTCTCCATAAAGAG GCACTACAACAGGAAGTAGTCCCAATTATCTGTAGAATTCTGGAAATTGATGGGACCACAGGTGGAGAAGCTGCAATGCATGCTCTTTTAATATTATGGATATTAAATGATGCCAACATAGTGTTTTTGGATGAAAGACTTACAAAAATTTTAGtgaatattttggaaaatgaTGCATCGTCAAAATTTTCTGAAATGTGTTTGGAACTTTTTCATGGTCAAGCAGAGGATG AGGAagtcaaattattaattgcaaATTCAGGTGTTTGCGAGTTGTTATTAAAACTTTTGGAAAAACATAGTCCATATTGTACAGATGAAGAGACCAGAAGTGTCCTGAAAACAGCATGCAACTTAATTGTTCTGGTATTAACCGGAG atGATAGCATGAATAACCTCTATGATGATGGTAATGGTGTTGTATATAAGAAACTAGTTGAATGGCTTGAAAGTGATGATAGGGATTTACAACTTACGGCAGCATTGGCAATGTGTAATTTTGCGCGCACCGACACTCATTGCGAACTTATGGTCACACAAAACGTTCACCGCAAACTCCTTAAATTACTACAAGATAATAATACAAATGCTGCTGACATAAGGTTTCAACATGCTTTGCTTGGTGCTCTAAGAAATCTTGTCATTCCTGCAGTTAATAAACCTGTAATATTGAAAGATGGattattaaaagttttataTCCTATGTTAAGCATTTCATCATATCCTGTGGTCTTCAAATTACTAGGAACTTTAAGAATTGTTATTGATGGCCAAA CTGAAGCTGCAATAGAATTGGGAAAGAAAGATGGTTTAATAAAAAAGGCTGTCGAGTGGTGTGAAGTTGAGGATCATCCTGGAGTTCAGGGTGAAGCAAATCGCTTAATCGCATGGTTAATCAATAACAGCAG GGATAAAGAAATAGTACTTTTGGTAATTGAACATGGTGCAATAAAACATTTAGCCAAAATGTTAACAGCACAACATCTTCTAATGCAAAATGAAGCTTTAATTAGTTTAACAATAATGACCATAAGCTCTTTGGCAGAATGTGAAAAATCACTTCTTGAAGCAGACATAGGAGACAAACTTTGCAAATTCTTTAATCTTGAAAATATGCGAGTACACGTTTTACGTAATGCCTTGTTATTCATAACTAACATTGTCAATTCag ctCAATTAAGGGAACATCTTTTAAAAAGTAATTTACCATCGATATGTCTAGAAATGTTTCAAACTGCAGAGACTGTAAGCGTTCAAGAACAATTACAACAAAGTTGCGATAAGATAATTTAA
- the vimar gene encoding visceral mesodermal armadillo-repeats isoform X1 produces MEGELEQNIDELVEELRSVVMFEKEIKDIIQVLDSIVNVSKTSIGEASEFMIDDVFLTLLRHESKEIIVKTAKAIAEIAKSERGREKCTNIDIVNALIDLLKDDQVDVLIQTSRALGNICYENENGKKFVEDKNGLMSILAVLEKSITLENVEGAPFLRIVAVGLLLNFLFDRPSLHKEALQQEVVPIICRILEIDGTTGGEAAMHALLILWILNDANIVFLDERLTKILVNILENDASSKFSEMCLELFHGQAEDEEVKLLIANSGVCELLLKLLEKHSPYCTDEETRSVLKTACNLIVLVLTGDDSMNNLYDDGNGVVYKKLVEWLESDDRDLQLTAALAMCNFARTDTHCELMVTQNVHRKLLKLLQDNNTNAADIRFQHALLGALRNLVIPAVNKPVILKDGLLKVLYPMLSISSYPVVFKLLGTLRIVIDGQTEAAIELGKKDGLIKKAVEWCEVEDHPGVQGEANRLIAWLINNSRDKEIVLLVIEHGAIKHLAKMLTAQHLLMQNEALISLTIMTISSLAECEKSLLEADIGDKLCKFFNLENMRVHVLRNALLFITNIVNSAQLREHLLKSNLPSICLEMFQTAETVSVQEQLQQSCDKII; encoded by the exons atggaag GTGAATTGGAACAAAACATTGATGAGTTAGTTGAAGAATTACGGTCTGTTGTGATGTTTGAGAAGGAGATTAAAGATATAATTCAAGTTTTAGATTCTATTGTCAATGTTAGCAAAACTTCTATCGGAG AGGCTTCAGAATTTATGATAGATGATGTTTTCTTGACTTTGTTGCGTCATGAATCCAaggaaataattgtaaaaactgCCAAAGCAATTGCAGAAATTGCTAAAAGTGAAAGAGGAAGAGAAAAATGTACCAATATAGACATAGTGAATGCATTGATAGATCTTTTAAAGGATGACCAAGTTGATGTATTAATACAGACTTCCAGAGCTTTAGGAAATATTTGTTATGAAAATG AAAATGGTAAAAAGTTTGTGGAGGATAAAAATGGGTTGATGTCAATTTTGGCAGTATTGGAGAAAAGTATTACATTAGAGAATGTAGAGGGTGCACCATTCCTCCGTATTGTTGCTGTAGGACTTCTACTGAATTTTCTATTCGATAGACCATCTCTCCATAAAGAG GCACTACAACAGGAAGTAGTCCCAATTATCTGTAGAATTCTGGAAATTGATGGGACCACAGGTGGAGAAGCTGCAATGCATGCTCTTTTAATATTATGGATATTAAATGATGCCAACATAGTGTTTTTGGATGAAAGACTTACAAAAATTTTAGtgaatattttggaaaatgaTGCATCGTCAAAATTTTCTGAAATGTGTTTGGAACTTTTTCATGGTCAAGCAGAGGATG AGGAagtcaaattattaattgcaaATTCAGGTGTTTGCGAGTTGTTATTAAAACTTTTGGAAAAACATAGTCCATATTGTACAGATGAAGAGACCAGAAGTGTCCTGAAAACAGCATGCAACTTAATTGTTCTGGTATTAACCGGAG atGATAGCATGAATAACCTCTATGATGATGGTAATGGTGTTGTATATAAGAAACTAGTTGAATGGCTTGAAAGTGATGATAGGGATTTACAACTTACGGCAGCATTGGCAATGTGTAATTTTGCGCGCACCGACACTCATTGCGAACTTATGGTCACACAAAACGTTCACCGCAAACTCCTTAAATTACTACAAGATAATAATACAAATGCTGCTGACATAAGGTTTCAACATGCTTTGCTTGGTGCTCTAAGAAATCTTGTCATTCCTGCAGTTAATAAACCTGTAATATTGAAAGATGGattattaaaagttttataTCCTATGTTAAGCATTTCATCATATCCTGTGGTCTTCAAATTACTAGGAACTTTAAGAATTGTTATTGATGGCCAAA CTGAAGCTGCAATAGAATTGGGAAAGAAAGATGGTTTAATAAAAAAGGCTGTCGAGTGGTGTGAAGTTGAGGATCATCCTGGAGTTCAGGGTGAAGCAAATCGCTTAATCGCATGGTTAATCAATAACAGCAG GGATAAAGAAATAGTACTTTTGGTAATTGAACATGGTGCAATAAAACATTTAGCCAAAATGTTAACAGCACAACATCTTCTAATGCAAAATGAAGCTTTAATTAGTTTAACAATAATGACCATAAGCTCTTTGGCAGAATGTGAAAAATCACTTCTTGAAGCAGACATAGGAGACAAACTTTGCAAATTCTTTAATCTTGAAAATATGCGAGTACACGTTTTACGTAATGCCTTGTTATTCATAACTAACATTGTCAATTCag ctCAATTAAGGGAACATCTTTTAAAAAGTAATTTACCATCGATATGTCTAGAAATGTTTCAAACTGCAGAGACTGTAAGCGTTCAAGAACAATTACAACAAAGTTGCGATAAGATAATTTAA
- the Ost48 gene encoding dolichyl-diphosphooligosaccharide--protein glycosyltransferase non-catalytic subunit Ost48 produces the protein MMKFMNKFFCFLTILKIVNAGGPTLVLLDNLAIKETHSIFFKSLQDSGYTLTFKLADDANLLLSKYGEYLYKHLIIFAPSVEEFGGALSVEAITDFIDGGGNVLVAGSSQSGDALHELASECGFEIDEEGSAVIDHLNYDVSDNGYHTKIVADPSNLIDAPVIVGSKDVKPLLYQGTGLIADVENPLILRLLTASSSAYSYNPQNPIKEYPHAVGKNTLLIAALQARNNARVVFSGSLYFFSDEAFTSSIQKAQDGQKYEKSGNEAVATMIARWVFKENGVIRVAAVHHHRVGESEPPAAYTIMDDVVYSIDVQKLSGDKWVPYETNDLQLEFVRIDPFIRMTMKPVGNGRYEARFKIPDVYGVYQFKVDYTRIGLTHLYSTTQVSVRPLQHTQYERFIPSAFPYYISAFSMMGGVFLFSLVFLHYKEDTKPKSE, from the exons atgatgaaatttatgaataaattctTCTGTTttcttacaatattaaaaattgtaaatgccGGTGGTCCAACGCTTGTTCTACTTGATAATTTAGCAATAAAGGAAACacattctatattttttaaatcattacaGG atAGCGGATACacattaacatttaaattaGCAGATGATGCTAATTTATTACTCTCCAAATATGGAgaatatttatacaaacatttaataatatttgccCCATCCGTGGAAGAGTTTGGTGGTGCCTTAAGCGTTGAGGCAATAACTGACTTCATAGATGGGGGTGGTAATGTATTGGTTGCTGGTTCATCTCAATCTGGAGATGCTTTACATGAATTAGCCTCTGAATGTGGCTTTGAAATTGACGAAGAGGGTTCTGCAGTAATTGATCACTTGAACTATGATGTTTCTGATAATGGATATCATACAAAGATAGTAGCAGATCCTTCCAACTTAATAGATGCTCCTGTTATTGTTGGAAGCAAAGATGTAAAACCTTTACTTTACCAGGGAACTGGGTTAATAGCAGATGTAGAAAATCCATTGATTTTACGTCTGTTAACTGCATCTAGTTCAGCATATTCATATAATCCACAAAATCCAATAAAAGAATATCCACATGCAGTTGGCAAAAATACATTGCTAATTGCAGCTCTGCAAGCTAGAAATAATGCAAGAGTTGTATTCTCTGGTTCCTTGTATTTCTTCAGTGATGAAGCATTTACTAGTTCCATTCAAAAAGCTCAAG ATGGgcagaaatatgaaaaatccGGAAATGAGGCTGTGGCAACCATGATTGCTCGCTGGGTCTTCAAAGAAAATGGTGTAATACGTGTTGCAGCAGTTCATCATCACAGAGTAGGAGAATCTGAACCACCAGCAGCATACACCATAATGGATGACGTTGTTTATTCCATCGATGTGCAGAAATTGTCGGGAGATAAATGGGTTCCTTACGAAACGAACGACTTACAATTGGAATTCGTCCGTATTGATCCATTTATCCGAATGACAATGAAACCGGTAGGAAATGGCCGTTACGAAGCTAGATTCAAGATCCCCGATGTTTATGGGGTGTATCAATTTAAAGTCGATTATACTCGCATTGGTTTAACGCACTTGTACAGCACAACGCAAGTGTCGGTCCGTCCTTTACAGCACACGCAATATGAACGCTTTATTCCGAGCGCATTTCCTTATTATATAAGCGCGTTTTCAATGATGGGCGGCGTATTTTTGTTCTCACTTGTATTCCTTCATTACAAGGAAGACACGAAACCTAAATCTGAATAA